The Chitinophagales bacterium genome has a segment encoding these proteins:
- a CDS encoding alpha/beta hydrolase: MNIQHDFIAANGINLHVAKAGKGKKLVVLLHGWPEFWYTWRYQIPTLAEHYTVYAPDLRGFNDSDKPKGINNYKTDVVASDIAELIKQSGFEKAFIVGHDWGGAVAWSFAAMYPELTEKLAVLNCPYPKLMLKSFRENPSQLLRSWYMFMHQIPILPELVLKYTLPNFFKQFFRGWMFHPENFTDEDLQHFVDAFQKKGALTGSINYYRAMLQTKPNLKIFKNNIQVPTLLIWGEGDKALGKELTYDTKKYVDATLDIKYISNCSHWTQNDCPEEVNKYLLDFFK, from the coding sequence ATGAATATACAGCACGATTTTATAGCAGCAAACGGAATTAACTTACATGTTGCCAAAGCAGGAAAAGGCAAAAAACTTGTAGTACTTTTACATGGTTGGCCAGAGTTTTGGTATACTTGGCGATATCAGATTCCAACTTTAGCAGAACATTATACCGTTTATGCACCAGATTTGCGTGGATTTAATGATAGTGATAAACCTAAAGGCATTAACAACTACAAAACAGATGTTGTTGCTAGTGATATTGCTGAGTTAATCAAACAATCTGGTTTTGAAAAAGCATTTATAGTAGGACACGATTGGGGTGGTGCTGTTGCTTGGTCGTTCGCTGCTATGTATCCAGAATTAACAGAAAAGTTAGCTGTATTAAACTGTCCATATCCAAAATTAATGTTGAAATCATTTAGAGAAAATCCATCGCAGTTACTACGAAGTTGGTATATGTTTATGCATCAAATTCCTATTTTACCAGAATTAGTTTTGAAGTATACACTACCCAATTTCTTCAAACAATTTTTTCGTGGTTGGATGTTTCATCCTGAAAATTTTACAGATGAAGACTTACAACATTTTGTAGATGCATTTCAAAAAAAAGGAGCATTAACTGGTTCTATCAATTATTACAGAGCAATGTTGCAGACTAAACCAAACCTTAAAATATTTAAAAATAATATACAAGTTCCTACACTTTTAATTTGGGGCGAAGGTGATAAAGCACTTGGAAAAGAACTCACCTACGACACAAAAAAATATGTTGATGCAACCTTAGACATAAAATACATATCTAATTGTTCACACTGGACACAGAATGATTGTCCAGAAGAAGTAAATAAATATTTATTAGATTTTTTTAAATAA
- a CDS encoding sulfotransferase: MNFSNKFIFIVGNSRSGTTLMLRVLNQHPQLMVLNELHFFEQLWSSKDKDKIISESEAIVIAEKLLLIQRKGYNTGFNDTTVFTEEAKSLINSIDKNELTAENVFYQFAKREVALNNKSIVCEKTPQNVFYLKEIFDLFPNAKVINMVRDPRAIMLSQKNKWKRRKLGGWYITRKESIRLRINYHPITLSKLWNAAIKASLEFKNNQAVKTIIFENLIDNPTQTIQSICNHIEVDFTNKMLEITQESSSIEMDSKAIGFKKERAANWKNGGLNNTEIWFCEKISGKYFSEFGFEKLNPKPNYLLVILYIILFPIKLGLALLMNLDRMKSITETLKKRLQ; the protein is encoded by the coding sequence TTGAACTTTTCCAATAAATTTATTTTTATAGTTGGCAATTCTAGAAGTGGTACGACATTGATGTTGAGAGTATTGAATCAACATCCACAGTTAATGGTATTAAATGAATTGCATTTTTTTGAACAGCTATGGTCATCAAAAGATAAAGACAAAATAATTAGCGAAAGTGAAGCTATTGTTATTGCTGAAAAATTGTTGCTCATTCAAAGAAAAGGTTACAACACTGGTTTTAACGATACTACGGTTTTTACTGAAGAAGCAAAATCTTTAATCAATAGTATTGACAAAAATGAGTTGACTGCCGAAAATGTTTTTTACCAATTTGCCAAACGAGAAGTTGCACTTAACAATAAATCTATTGTTTGCGAAAAAACGCCACAAAATGTATTTTACTTAAAAGAAATTTTCGATTTATTTCCGAACGCTAAAGTTATTAATATGGTTCGAGATCCAAGAGCCATTATGTTGTCGCAAAAAAATAAATGGAAACGCAGAAAATTAGGTGGTTGGTATATTACTAGAAAAGAAAGTATTCGTTTACGCATCAATTATCATCCAATTACGCTGAGCAAATTGTGGAATGCTGCTATAAAAGCTTCGTTAGAATTTAAAAACAACCAAGCAGTAAAAACAATTATATTTGAAAATTTAATTGATAATCCAACTCAAACTATACAAAGCATTTGCAATCATATTGAAGTAGATTTTACTAATAAAATGTTAGAAATAACACAAGAAAGTTCTTCTATTGAAATGGACAGCAAAGCTATTGGCTTTAAAAAAGAAAGAGCTGCAAATTGGAAAAATGGTGGTTTAAATAATACTGAGATTTGGTTTTGTGAAAAAATTTCTGGAAAATATTTTAGCGAATTTGGATTTGAAAAATTAAATCCAAAACCAAATTATCTATTAGTTATTCTATATATAATATTGTTTCCTATAAAGCTTGGTTTAGCACTTTTAATGAATTTAGACCGAATGAAAAGTATTACAGAAACACTCAAAAAGAGATTACAATAA
- a CDS encoding alkaline phosphatase D family protein, which translates to MKRYYFITIMLLNFININFIHADDILKTIPIIGAVTDNSASIVFSTNNTIKGAVQLSKDSLFKYILNFPFEDNKYLIKINMEKLEANTPYFYRITNDKEQTIFQSSFTTFPKTNTNSNFSFAFGSCINLPYSDTIFSTMQQHNPKFFIQIGDWIYPNRKLFTTSDTTKFYAIDNTKNIEQSYYLRYSLPNFSTLQHQIPIDYIYDDEDFIKDDCSKYSYTKIIKQNTTVTFKEIQYNEYLKSNVIQAYQQYFPNYPIQSEQSAYHSFTYGNAEFFVLDTRGTRSANTEIFQPTKKGKYKYKMTKNHQLLDSTQLNWLLNELKNSTATWKFIVSSVAYNPKLKKLLDLCMMKINQNRKLPNGKTGMEVAIELSALWCAFPNTNKILIDFIQNNHIKNVVVLSGDAHTALVENDKKSTLPELMAGALAQENSELGYILEKQLNLKVYNKGQGINNKNFNNAFGNVKVFGNDSIQLQAIDENNQILFTTTLHNGILPSKFNYRKNSKITFGDKTKSFFKMIGIYLRNRKSLK; encoded by the coding sequence ATGAAGCGATATTATTTCATAACAATAATGCTATTAAATTTTATAAATATTAATTTTATTCATGCAGATGATATTTTAAAAACTATTCCAATTATTGGAGCAGTTACAGACAATAGTGCATCTATAGTTTTTAGTACCAATAATACAATAAAAGGTGCTGTTCAATTATCTAAAGATTCACTTTTTAAGTATATACTTAACTTTCCTTTTGAAGACAATAAATATTTGATTAAAATAAATATGGAAAAACTAGAAGCCAATACACCTTATTTTTATAGAATTACCAACGATAAAGAACAGACTATTTTTCAGAGTAGCTTTACTACATTTCCCAAAACAAATACGAATAGCAATTTTTCATTTGCATTTGGTTCTTGTATAAATTTACCTTATAGCGACACTATTTTTAGTACAATGCAACAACACAATCCAAAGTTTTTTATACAAATTGGCGATTGGATTTATCCAAACAGAAAATTATTTACTACTTCAGATACTACAAAATTTTATGCAATAGACAATACTAAAAATATTGAGCAATCATACTATTTAAGATATAGCTTGCCAAACTTCTCAACATTACAACATCAAATTCCTATTGATTATATCTACGATGATGAAGACTTTATTAAAGATGATTGTAGTAAATATTCATATACTAAAATTATCAAACAAAATACCACAGTTACATTTAAAGAAATTCAATATAATGAATATTTAAAATCGAATGTAATTCAAGCATATCAACAATATTTTCCTAATTACCCTATACAAAGTGAACAATCTGCTTATCATAGCTTTACTTATGGCAATGCTGAGTTTTTTGTTTTAGACACAAGAGGAACTCGTAGTGCAAATACTGAGATATTTCAACCAACTAAAAAAGGAAAGTACAAATATAAAATGACTAAAAATCATCAGTTATTAGATAGTACACAACTTAATTGGTTATTGAACGAACTCAAAAATTCGACTGCTACATGGAAATTTATTGTGAGTAGTGTGGCGTACAATCCAAAATTGAAAAAGCTGTTAGATTTATGTATGATGAAGATCAATCAAAACAGAAAATTGCCAAACGGAAAAACTGGAATGGAAGTAGCAATAGAATTATCTGCTTTGTGGTGTGCATTTCCTAATACTAATAAAATATTAATAGATTTCATACAAAATAATCATATAAAGAATGTAGTAGTGTTAAGTGGTGATGCTCACACAGCTTTAGTAGAAAATGATAAAAAATCAACACTTCCAGAATTAATGGCTGGTGCTTTAGCTCAAGAAAATAGTGAGTTAGGATATATATTAGAAAAACAACTAAATTTAAAAGTGTACAATAAAGGTCAAGGTATTAATAATAAAAACTTTAATAATGCATTTGGTAATGTAAAAGTCTTTGGTAACGATTCTATTCAACTACAAGCCATAGACGAAAACAATCAAATATTGTTTACAACTACTTTGCACAACGGAATTTTACCATCAAAATTTAATTATAGAAAAAATAGTAAAATAACATTTGGTGATAAAACAAAATCGTTTTTTAAAATGATTGGCATATATTTAAGAAACAGAAAATCATTAAAATAA
- the tnpA gene encoding IS200/IS605 family transposase, whose protein sequence is MEYQRVNGHSISRLTVHIVWATKYRYAVLEGDIKVRCRSLLMQICEAEDIVILKGVVSKDHIHMHIEYRPSQSISSMVKLLKGRSSRKLQIEFPELKKRYWGRHFWAIGYGCWSTGNITDEMVNEYLEHHRNPNTNSNDNFIIE, encoded by the coding sequence ATGGAATACCAAAGGGTCAATGGTCATAGCATATCACGGCTTACAGTACATATTGTTTGGGCTACAAAATATAGATATGCAGTATTGGAAGGAGATATAAAAGTAAGGTGTAGAAGTCTTTTGATGCAAATATGTGAAGCAGAAGATATTGTAATATTGAAAGGAGTAGTATCCAAAGATCATATTCATATGCATATAGAATATCGTCCATCACAATCAATAAGTAGCATGGTAAAATTATTGAAAGGACGCAGTTCACGAAAATTACAGATAGAGTTTCCAGAGTTAAAGAAGAGATATTGGGGTCGTCATTTTTGGGCAATAGGTTATGGTTGCTGGAGTACAGGTAATATAACAGATGAAATGGTAAATGAATATTTAGAACATCATAGGAATCCAAATACGAACTCAAATGATAATTTTATAATTGAATAG